The genomic stretch ATATCATCACCGGCGTGCCGAGATCTGGAAACTGATTGGTGGAACCGCTGCGGTTGTAACCAGTGATACAGACGAAGAAAAGGAAACAAAATACCTGAATATCGGCGATATTATTCAGCTGAAACAAGGAGAACGCCACCGCCTGGTTGGTCTTGATAATTGGGGTGTTGTTGCCGAGATCTGGCAACATACCAATGCAGACAACCCCAGCGATGAAAACGATATTATAAGGCTGCAGGATGACTTTGGACGGTAGTTTATTGCCGGACAATTTTGCTGGCCGCAATTACCATCCTTAGTTCACCATAACTAATACCCGGAGGCAGATTTTCAATTAATGTTTTATGGCTGCCTGTACCATGTCTGGCAACCGCCTCATTTATCAGGCCCAGCTTTTCTTTATTAACAAACTCATTGATATCTATTTCACCGACGCCTACAAAATAAGCAAGGTGACCCTCAATTGTACTGGTGGATAAATTTCTTTCTTTAGCAATGGCTGCAATGTCTTTTCCTTCTTTGTATAAATGAAAAGAAACGGATTTGGTATCAGGGCCGGCCTCTTTTAGCTTTATCCTTCTTTCTTTTTTCGGATTGACCAACATTGCCGCCATATTGCTTTCCAGGCTGTATCGTTCACAATAATCACTTACCATTTCCAGGATTTCATCGCCATATTTTTCTGATTTTGCTTTTCCAAAACCAGCCATCAGCATCAGGTCTTTCTTCGACAGGGGCAGATAGGTGCTGATCTCTTCCAGCGAAGCCTGGTTGGCTACCATATAAACAGGCTGGCCGGTATCAGAACAGATCATATTGCGCCAGCGCTTTAATGTTGCAAGTAGTTCCGCGTTTTGCGATCCGTCATGACCCGCATTTGTATCGCTTGCATAACAGGAAAGATTGAACCGTGGTATTACTAATTTTAATTTGTGCTGTAAAAAACCGGTTACAGAGAACGGGGACTTACAATATTGCATGTAAAAACAGGCTGTATTAACTGCTATGGCAAGTTCATTTAGCTTTTCATTGATGGGTGCCGAAGTTTCTTTGTGCTCTGTTGTTACCGGGTGATCTTTTAAATCAGTCAAATAACTTTCCAACCTCGGAAGAAAATGACTGGCAGCATCCGATATTCGCTTTTGAAGAACAGCATTGTTTTCAATCATATCGGTTTCGTTGATCAGGGTTGAAATAAGGCTGCTGAATTTTAATCCTACTGTCCTGTCTGCCACAAGCCCGCGATTAAAATTCTCTATCCAGGAAGCTGCTTTTTCATTGAGCCGGCCTTTGTGCTGTTTTACCAGCAAGCCCAGCTGTTCACCAACAGCCGACGCCTCCTTAAAAGAAAAAATATCTTCCAGCAGCTGTTCGGTGAAGATTTTTCTTGCCAGAACAAAACGCCCCGGTAAAGACCCCTTATACAACAATGATTGCTGGGCTTTGCTCACATTAACATTGTTGCTGATGGCAGAAGGGGGAATTTTACTCAACAATACAATTCCATCCAGGCTGGTGCAGCGGCTGAGGGCAACATATACCTGCCCGCTGCTAAAGGCCGCCGCCGCATCGATCATAACTTTATCAAATGTCAGCCCCTGGCTTTTATGAATGGTTATGGCCCAGGCAAGCCGCAGGGGATACTGGGTAAACGAGCCCAGCGTTTCCTGTTCTAATTTTCCATCAGCCCTGTTCAGGGTGTAACGGCTGTTATCCCAGGTTTCCGGCCTCACATCAATATCGATAGCATCACAGGCAACAACGATCTTATCTTTTTCAAGCGACCTGATCACCCCGATCTTTCCGTTAAAATATCTTTTCTGGACTACATCATTCTTCAGGAACATGACCTGGGCACCGGTCTTTAAGACCAACTCATATTCGGCAGGGTACATGGATTCCGGAAAATCACCCTCTACAGCCGCATTGAAAGTAAAGGAGACCTCGTCAATTTTATAAAGCCGCTGTTGATTTATAAGATCCGCCTGGTTGTTGTGTGAGGTAAGTGTGATGTATTTTTCTTCTGCCCCGGGCCGGAAAGCC from Chitinophagaceae bacterium encodes the following:
- a CDS encoding helix-turn-helix domain-containing protein translates to MHAIEHNELFDLAFRFVTETSENIFLTGKAGTGKTTFLKYLKENSTRNIIVAAPTGVAAINAGGVTLHSLFQLPFHPFLPTKNHKDELLAKVRFNKQRQQLLRKMELLVIDEISMVRCDVMDAIDAILKSVRRNHHLPFGGVQLLCIGDLFQLPPVAQNQEWNILSEYYSSPFFFDSLAAKELSPLLIELNKIYRQKEEGFVELLNKVRNNQMGPGDFELLHSRYNPAFRPGAEEKYITLTSHNNQADLINQQRLYKIDEVSFTFNAAVEGDFPESMYPAEYELVLKTGAQVMFLKNDVVQKRYFNGKIGVIRSLEKDKIVVACDAIDIDVRPETWDNSRYTLNRADGKLEQETLGSFTQYPLRLAWAITIHKSQGLTFDKVMIDAAAAFSSGQVYVALSRCTSLDGIVLLSKIPPSAISNNVNVSKAQQSLLYKGSLPGRFVLARKIFTEQLLEDIFSFKEASAVGEQLGLLVKQHKGRLNEKAASWIENFNRGLVADRTVGLKFSSLISTLINETDMIENNAVLQKRISDAASHFLPRLESYLTDLKDHPVTTEHKETSAPINEKLNELAIAVNTACFYMQYCKSPFSVTGFLQHKLKLVIPRFNLSCYASDTNAGHDGSQNAELLATLKRWRNMICSDTGQPVYMVANQASLEEISTYLPLSKKDLMLMAGFGKAKSEKYGDEILEMVSDYCERYSLESNMAAMLVNPKKERRIKLKEAGPDTKSVSFHLYKEGKDIAAIAKERNLSTSTIEGHLAYFVGVGEIDINEFVNKEKLGLINEAVARHGTGSHKTLIENLPPGISYGELRMVIAASKIVRQ